The following proteins are co-located in the Candidatus Phytoplasma asteris genome:
- a CDS encoding ABC transporter substrate-binding protein, which produces MKKTIKTVATTLLFILTTTFVILIILNLKNKNILPQHQEEQTLTLFNWGEYLEPSIIEKFEKETHIKVKQVLFSSNELAVTKIKSKNQYDLAILSEYAIDQLRQSKMLETIDDGELIKDDKHYYELNKDPQDKLPSEFNNYAVPYFWGKVVILYNKNKITQDQINELKDQNKGFKYLKDTNLKVALCNNARDGLMVGLKATKGKIANPSPYELNEAKKWLLELKQQKPNLAFINDQLMDRMKNKNNEYYDIVIAYSGDANFLKEQNNNLDYFSPTEGTNVWVDALVMPKGSKKTLAYKFINFLRQKENYKNNLAFTKYNSPYVGLETFPGIRQIEIKGNDEVYKYDQTTQKTINTYWNDIIAFPSQKDYWLFILSFFIFLAIFIIYFHHKFKNKLRLDQLPQKIKTLI; this is translated from the coding sequence ATGAAAAAGACAATTAAAACTGTAGCAACAACATTGCTTTTCATTTTAACAACAACTTTTGTTATTCTTATTATTCTTAATCTTAAAAACAAAAATATACTTCCCCAACACCAAGAAGAACAAACATTAACATTATTTAATTGGGGCGAATACTTAGAACCTAGCATTATTGAAAAGTTTGAAAAAGAAACTCACATCAAAGTTAAACAAGTTCTTTTTTCTTCTAACGAACTTGCAGTTACCAAAATTAAAAGTAAAAACCAATATGATCTAGCTATTTTAAGTGAATATGCAATTGATCAATTAAGACAAAGCAAAATGTTAGAAACAATAGATGATGGTGAATTAATAAAAGATGATAAACATTATTATGAATTAAACAAAGACCCCCAAGACAAACTCCCTTCTGAATTTAACAATTACGCCGTTCCTTATTTTTGGGGCAAAGTAGTTATTCTTTATAATAAAAACAAAATAACTCAAGATCAAATTAATGAACTCAAAGATCAAAATAAAGGTTTTAAATATTTAAAAGACACCAATTTAAAAGTAGCTTTATGCAATAACGCTCGCGACGGTTTAATGGTAGGTCTAAAAGCTACTAAAGGAAAAATTGCAAACCCTTCCCCATATGAATTAAATGAAGCCAAAAAATGGCTCTTAGAACTAAAACAACAAAAACCTAACTTAGCTTTTATAAACGACCAATTAATGGACCGCATGAAAAATAAAAATAACGAATACTATGATATAGTTATTGCTTATTCAGGAGATGCTAATTTTTTAAAAGAACAAAATAATAATCTAGATTATTTTTCACCTACAGAAGGAACCAACGTTTGGGTTGATGCTTTGGTAATGCCTAAAGGAAGCAAAAAAACCCTAGCTTATAAGTTCATCAATTTTTTAAGACAAAAAGAAAATTACAAAAACAATTTAGCTTTTACTAAATATAATTCTCCTTATGTTGGATTAGAAACTTTTCCAGGAATTCGCCAAATAGAAATCAAAGGTAACGATGAAGTTTACAAATACGACCAAACCACCCAAAAAACCATCAATACTTATTGGAACGACATTATTGCTTTTCCCAGCCAAAAAGATTATTGGCTATTTATCTTAAGTTTTTTCATTTTTTTAGCTATTTTTATCATATATTTCCATCATAAATTCAAAAATAAATTACGTTTAGACCAATTGCCCCAAAAAATAAAAACTTTAATATAA
- a CDS encoding phase variable surface lipoprotein — MKNDISQEIRIGGWHTKTTPNDLTQIKNFLQILKEDLVNLTIIAHSKKKNTYQEANYRPKNQTLFVDPQILEEMKQTKLTLINDNFSSSNSKLLLSDLTPLKSQNNPLKNLYPLFQINYQNETKNKLKELIGKIDVNQLETLQLYQLDPQKRDKYHNPMKTNYKKGLNIIYYREEDLKYIQSFLTKDKQGYRVKKLHPMYKYLIKKEN; from the coding sequence ATGAAAAACGACATTAGTCAAGAAATTAGAATTGGAGGTTGGCACACGAAAACCACTCCTAACGATTTAACTCAAATTAAAAACTTTTTACAAATATTAAAAGAAGATTTGGTCAATCTCACTATTATCGCTCATTCTAAAAAGAAAAATACCTACCAAGAAGCCAATTACCGCCCGAAAAACCAAACTCTCTTCGTTGACCCTCAAATCTTAGAAGAAATGAAACAAACGAAATTAACCTTAATTAATGATAATTTCTCTTCTAGTAATAGCAAACTATTACTTTCAGATTTAACCCCTCTTAAAAGCCAAAATAACCCCCTTAAAAACCTCTATCCTCTATTTCAAATCAATTATCAAAATGAAACTAAAAATAAGCTTAAAGAATTGATTGGGAAAATTGATGTCAATCAATTAGAAACTTTACAATTATATCAATTAGACCCTCAAAAGCGAGATAAATACCATAATCCTATGAAAACTAACTATAAAAAAGGGTTAAATATCATCTATTATCGAGAAGAAGATTTAAAATACATTCAATCTTTTTTGACAAAAGATAAACAAGGTTATCGGGTGAAAAAATTACATCCTATGTATAAATATCTAATTAAAAAAGAAAACTAA
- a CDS encoding ABC transporter permease, with translation MVMKKTYTCKDNQKLYRLLISPYYIILLGLIILPMGFILFDSFQDTNQQNAFFATRFTLQHHQEFLSNQSFLYVLARSIAISIIVTFCVFIIVYPLAYMISRLKMKWQSFLVILINGTMWINMIIKTQALVQIFHLLQKTFNINLLETNFAMIVGLIYLFLPFMFLPIYTAIIKINPQLIQASKDLGANEWQILQKIIWPLSLSGVLAGICLVFLQTATNIVAPRYLGATTQITIAELIENKALLSGEIKQACAIAIHLSLTMFLIFQMFKKLSLGESKDVN, from the coding sequence TTGGTAATGAAAAAAACCTATACTTGCAAGGACAATCAAAAACTATACAGACTATTAATTTCGCCTTATTATATTATTTTATTAGGATTAATTATTTTACCTATGGGTTTTATTTTATTTGATTCTTTTCAAGATACTAACCAACAAAACGCATTTTTTGCAACCCGTTTTACTTTACAACACCATCAAGAATTTTTATCCAATCAATCATTTTTATACGTCCTTGCTAGATCAATTGCAATTTCTATTATTGTTACTTTTTGTGTCTTTATCATTGTCTATCCTCTAGCCTATATGATTTCTCGCCTCAAAATGAAATGGCAAAGCTTTCTTGTCATTCTCATCAATGGCACTATGTGGATTAATATGATTATCAAAACCCAAGCATTAGTCCAAATATTTCATTTATTACAAAAAACTTTTAATATCAATCTTTTAGAAACTAATTTTGCTATGATTGTAGGACTTATTTATTTATTTTTGCCATTTATGTTTTTGCCTATCTACACTGCAATTATCAAAATAAATCCCCAACTTATTCAAGCCTCCAAAGATCTAGGAGCAAACGAATGGCAAATATTGCAAAAAATTATTTGGCCCTTATCACTTTCAGGAGTACTTGCAGGCATTTGTCTTGTCTTTTTACAAACAGCAACTAATATTGTAGCTCCACGTTATCTCGGAGCAACTACCCAAATTACTATTGCTGAATTAATCGAAAACAAAGCTTTATTAAGTGGCGAAATCAAACAAGCTTGTGCAATTGCTATTCATCTTTCTTTAACAATGTTTTTGATTTTTCAAATGTTTAAAAAATTAAGTTTAGGAGAAAGCAAAGATGTCAATTAA
- a CDS encoding AAA family ATPase, producing MKWEPQRFEYPEPDNQPQNPPNYPIPPKKPKNYFAIATNVSTIIVNIMVIFFLFVLIKGSENFSKTMGKDTQEDTMWAQEKEYRPKGNLNIDSFSGYDEVKDELREYISAVNDDANEMNPLPRKDLPRGVLLYGPPGTGKTYLAKCLVGSVKGKAPFFVTTGSDFVEKYIGVGAARVRGLFKVAQETAKQRGQSYYFIFIDEIDAIGAERSKEKSAQEHSGTLNALLTQLDGVDSDEKTPQAIVIGATNRKDFLDDALIREGRLGKHIYLGTPDLKTTQALLIAFMKRENIEKTNYPSDDELKQVAKTLHGSKFTPADINSLVKEAKKIASKDTNSPNKITPLHIYDAMDLILMGPELKQSISKADKKRVINHELGHAIVAHALGFDVHRVTAKPRGQAGGYTIFFSASNEGEQADQLLTKQDLLKQMITALAGHAAEEVFETSVSVGCFDDLKKVRTIATKMVKEFGMSLGSESMDFSLDNDTQAKEINAIIQASYNAAKEIIEKYKEDPNDKDNKTPNLQWKHLSEKLATQNLGKDAFVAEESKYFYTTTISIDEVQETQSNKKKEYKIKLEDKKFTQRPEETPTPQPTSPSDNNQ from the coding sequence ATGAAATGGGAACCGCAAAGATTTGAATATCCTGAACCAGATAATCAACCGCAAAATCCGCCAAATTATCCAATTCCGCCCAAAAAACCTAAAAATTATTTTGCAATTGCTACTAATGTAAGTACTATTATTGTAAATATTATGGTGATTTTCTTTCTGTTTGTTTTAATTAAAGGATCTGAAAATTTTTCTAAGACTATGGGAAAAGACACCCAAGAAGATACTATGTGGGCACAAGAAAAAGAATACAGACCCAAAGGCAATCTTAATATTGATAGCTTTTCTGGATATGATGAAGTCAAAGACGAGTTAAGAGAATATATTTCAGCAGTAAATGATGATGCAAATGAAATGAACCCTTTGCCTCGTAAAGATTTACCAAGAGGAGTTTTATTGTACGGTCCTCCAGGAACAGGAAAAACTTATTTAGCTAAATGTTTAGTGGGTTCTGTTAAAGGTAAAGCTCCTTTTTTTGTTACTACTGGCTCTGATTTTGTCGAAAAATATATAGGAGTTGGAGCAGCTCGTGTAAGAGGATTGTTTAAAGTAGCTCAAGAAACTGCCAAACAACGTGGACAGAGTTATTATTTTATCTTTATTGATGAAATTGATGCTATTGGAGCTGAAAGAAGCAAAGAAAAAAGCGCTCAAGAACATTCAGGTACTCTTAATGCTTTGTTAACTCAACTTGATGGAGTAGATTCAGATGAAAAAACTCCGCAAGCTATTGTTATTGGAGCAACTAATCGTAAAGATTTTTTAGATGATGCCTTAATTAGAGAAGGGCGTTTAGGGAAGCACATTTATTTAGGCACTCCAGATTTAAAAACAACCCAAGCCTTACTTATAGCTTTTATGAAACGCGAAAACATTGAAAAAACAAATTATCCTTCAGATGATGAATTAAAACAAGTGGCAAAAACTTTGCACGGATCTAAATTTACTCCTGCAGATATTAATTCTTTAGTGAAAGAAGCTAAAAAGATAGCATCCAAAGATACTAATTCCCCAAACAAAATTACACCTTTGCATATCTATGATGCTATGGATTTAATTTTAATGGGTCCTGAATTAAAACAAAGTATCTCTAAAGCAGATAAAAAAAGAGTTATTAATCATGAATTAGGACATGCCATAGTAGCTCATGCTCTAGGGTTTGATGTGCATCGTGTAACTGCTAAACCAAGAGGACAAGCAGGAGGATATACTATCTTTTTTTCTGCTAGTAATGAAGGCGAACAAGCCGATCAACTTTTAACTAAACAAGATTTATTAAAACAAATGATTACTGCTTTGGCAGGACATGCAGCTGAAGAAGTATTTGAAACTAGTGTTAGTGTTGGTTGTTTTGATGATTTGAAAAAGGTGCGTACTATTGCTACTAAAATGGTAAAAGAGTTTGGAATGTCATTAGGTTCGGAAAGTATGGATTTTAGTTTGGATAATGATACTCAAGCTAAAGAAATTAATGCAATTATTCAAGCTAGTTATAATGCAGCTAAAGAAATTATTGAAAAATATAAAGAAGATCCAAATGATAAAGATAACAAAACTCCTAATTTACAATGGAAACATTTAAGTGAAAAACTTGCTACACAAAATTTAGGAAAAGATGCTTTTGTTGCTGAAGAAAGTAAATATTTTTATACAACAACAATTTCAATTGATGAAGTTCAAGAAACACAATCAAATAAGAAAAAAGAATACAAAATAAAATTAGAAGATAAAAAATTTACTCAAAGACCTGAAGAAACTCCAACTCCACAACCAACTTCCCCTAGTGATAATAATCAATAA
- a CDS encoding ABC transporter permease: MSIKLSGATPPQTASTKIPKKPKKTITNTLYIILVLSFIYIPILSLIIFSFNKSEGRIASLVNWQGFSFEWYSKLWTDQTVKTAIKITLYIACLTTLISTFLGTFAAISLAQSLNKKWRNIVLNVSNFSIVIPEIITALALFVVFGFMGLESGFWKMLLAHISFCTPFVVITVYPKVINLDPHSLEAAYDLGATPLKALTKVILPQLKGAMLLGATLAFSLSFDDFMISYFVGGSECQNISAYIYSLKGTINPTVNALSTILIIIASSKIILNLIKYNNQKQNQRKNAKIEAEANNNENESINGATTITTNKTTTTNTKTSAKTNTNENEFNTK, from the coding sequence ATGTCAATTAAATTATCTGGGGCAACCCCCCCCCAAACTGCTTCTACCAAAATCCCAAAAAAACCCAAAAAAACCATTACTAACACCTTATATATCATTTTAGTGTTAAGCTTTATTTATATTCCTATTTTATCTTTAATTATTTTTTCTTTTAACAAAAGCGAAGGCAGAATTGCATCTTTAGTTAATTGGCAAGGTTTTAGTTTTGAATGGTATTCTAAACTTTGGACTGACCAAACAGTTAAAACTGCTATCAAAATAACTTTATACATTGCTTGCCTAACTACTTTAATTTCTACTTTTTTAGGTACTTTTGCAGCTATTAGTCTTGCTCAAAGTCTTAACAAAAAATGGCGCAACATTGTTCTTAATGTAAGTAATTTTTCTATTGTTATTCCTGAAATTATTACTGCTTTAGCATTATTTGTTGTCTTTGGTTTTATGGGTTTGGAATCTGGTTTTTGGAAAATGCTTTTAGCCCACATATCTTTTTGCACTCCTTTTGTAGTTATTACTGTCTATCCTAAAGTAATAAATCTTGACCCTCATTCTTTAGAAGCAGCCTATGATTTAGGAGCAACCCCACTCAAAGCTTTAACCAAAGTAATACTACCTCAACTTAAAGGAGCTATGCTTTTAGGAGCCACTCTTGCTTTTAGTCTTTCTTTTGATGACTTTATGATTTCTTATTTTGTAGGTGGTTCTGAATGCCAAAATATTTCTGCTTATATCTACAGCCTCAAAGGAACTATTAACCCAACTGTAAATGCTTTATCTACTATTTTAATTATTATTGCTAGTTCTAAAATTATCCTTAATTTAATCAAATACAACAACCAAAAACAAAACCAAAGGAAAAATGCCAAAATAGAAGCAGAGGCAAATAACAATGAAAATGAAAGTATAAATGGAGCTACAACAATAACTACAAACAAAACCACAACCACTAACACAAAAACAAGCGCAAAGACAAACACCAATGAAAACGAATTTAATACCAAATGA
- a CDS encoding ABC transporter ATP-binding protein codes for MKTLIILKDLTKVFDNQLILRGINLEIKQNEFVTLLGPSGCGKTTILRILGGFENPSSGEVLFQEKSILNVAAHKRPINTVFQKYALFPHLNVFENVAFGLRLKDFNSKIKANLSLNKTHYQTNKANLSKTFHQELTKDLTQEKTTQITHNFNNQIETLTKDFETKQTALKCKKINKKEQEEQIQKEVLKYLKIMGLQGLEKRTIEQLSGGQQQRVAIARALINKPQVLLLDEPLSNLDLKLKQEMQYELKEIQKNSGITFLFVTHDQEEAFTMSDKVVVMNHGEIQQIGSPEDIYNEPANRFVAQFVGESNLIKGVMKDDFLVHFDNQTFNCVDKGFRKEENVDIVIRPEDIDIVSQGKGLITGIVQSIIFKGVHWEIDVKTAQRTYTIHTTDHVELNKQVDITFNPEDIHVMEIW; via the coding sequence ATGAAAACATTAATTATTTTAAAAGATTTAACCAAAGTATTTGACAATCAATTAATTTTAAGAGGCATAAATTTAGAAATTAAACAAAATGAATTTGTCACTTTATTAGGTCCTTCAGGTTGTGGAAAAACTACTATTTTACGTATTTTAGGCGGTTTTGAAAACCCTAGTAGCGGAGAGGTTTTATTTCAAGAAAAAAGCATTTTAAATGTAGCTGCTCACAAAAGACCAATTAATACTGTTTTTCAAAAATACGCTTTATTCCCTCATTTAAATGTCTTTGAAAATGTAGCTTTTGGCTTACGTTTAAAAGATTTTAACTCCAAGATTAAAGCTAATTTATCTCTTAATAAAACTCATTATCAAACTAACAAAGCCAATTTATCAAAAACTTTTCATCAAGAATTAACCAAAGATTTAACGCAAGAAAAAACTACCCAAATTACACATAACTTTAACAATCAAATTGAAACTTTAACCAAAGATTTTGAAACAAAACAAACTGCTCTTAAATGCAAAAAAATAAACAAGAAAGAGCAAGAAGAACAAATCCAAAAAGAAGTATTAAAATACCTTAAAATTATGGGTTTACAAGGACTTGAAAAAAGAACCATTGAACAATTATCAGGCGGACAACAACAACGAGTAGCAATCGCAAGAGCTTTAATTAACAAACCCCAAGTTTTATTACTTGATGAGCCTTTATCTAATCTAGATTTAAAATTAAAACAAGAAATGCAATACGAACTTAAAGAAATCCAAAAAAACTCAGGAATTACTTTTTTATTTGTCACTCACGACCAAGAAGAAGCATTTACTATGAGCGATAAAGTAGTTGTCATGAATCATGGCGAAATTCAACAAATAGGAAGTCCTGAAGATATTTACAACGAACCTGCTAATCGTTTTGTAGCTCAATTTGTAGGAGAATCCAACTTAATTAAAGGAGTGATGAAAGATGATTTTTTAGTTCATTTTGACAATCAAACTTTTAATTGTGTAGATAAGGGTTTTCGCAAAGAAGAAAATGTAGATATTGTTATTCGTCCCGAAGACATTGATATTGTCTCCCAAGGAAAAGGCTTAATTACGGGTATAGTACAATCAATTATTTTTAAAGGCGTTCACTGGGAAATTGATGTTAAAACTGCCCAAAGAACCTACACTATTCATACTACTGACCATGTTGAATTAAACAAACAAGTAGATATTACTTTTAATCCTGAAGATATTCATGTAATGGAGATTTGGTAA
- a CDS encoding ATP-binding protein translates to MLLYGVPGTGKTFFANCFMKDTNFKYVAKCTGADFAQKYVGESVKAVHSLFDSARKIADEHGGAIIFVDECEDVFVDLTQIREHHKGQSEAVTAFKEELTSEKNNPTKPIFLIAATNYLDKMDDAIKSRFTYKIEVKPSKKNHAKTL, encoded by the coding sequence ATGTTATTATATGGAGTTCCTGGCACTGGAAAAACTTTTTTTGCTAATTGTTTTATGAAAGATACTAATTTTAAATATGTTGCTAAATGTACTGGTGCTGATTTTGCTCAAAAATATGTAGGAGAAAGTGTAAAGGCAGTACATTCTTTATTTGATAGTGCAAGAAAAATTGCTGATGAACACGGTGGTGCTATCATTTTTGTTGATGAATGTGAAGATGTTTTTGTTGATCTTACACAAATACGTGAGCATCATAAAGGACAAAGTGAAGCTGTTACGGCTTTCAAAGAAGAATTAACTAGCGAAAAAAATAACCCAACTAAGCCCATATTTTTAATTGCAGCTACAAATTATTTAGATAAAATGGATGATGCCATTAAATCAAGATTTACTTACAAAATTGAAGTTAAACCCTCGAAAAAGAACCACGCAAAGACTTTATGA